The following proteins are encoded in a genomic region of Hippoglossus hippoglossus isolate fHipHip1 chromosome 3, fHipHip1.pri, whole genome shotgun sequence:
- the xkr5b gene encoding XK-related protein 5b yields MRDYTAAPSNGGACIPCCQVCVFVFTAFLIVAERTALIYCFVYYLWVGHNYCYAHLAGFTALFLLPGWVPQWLSYLWYLSDGRIRRKSLTWTHVLHLGIFKRLLECMHLPDEDLYGEIMQQADVSALRLLEALVVTLPQTLLQTYVLICTDIGLKSPASVCFVVCLLSLAWALVLYARACSLIRPGHLQMTPAAILCRLLWRVGMLGSRFAVLMLFTRIFKQWILGVIGVHWLGATFWMVSQQTDIIRSTSRWRIFNLLLGAIHIFLFLNVKYGQSRYRMAGFYLVMFLENAFLLLASSWMFTMVSWDTVGIPAAVFCSFLIGVIALVLYYRFLHPKSFEIFQSIRHRGISGACTERGSTLSLEEKVTPTFHRHATLSGGGTLMDLPIQWEGWKHHHWLLIRLALKTGDVTKIWSDYGEGGLAGLMGLSEEFHSPDEPYVPRVPPVQPQFPQISYPAPQPAPPQVAQAPQVTEVVQAAKPPSTSVVARPVRRAPPTTIQDMRRFPEIVPIHEVINEETAEEDSSAPPSERNGDEDFQSAAYGSPSLSSPLQPESLRHIDSNAVSLTPASSSVCSLDIKTPGWSPERRSPLLIASPEKKLAIPGESSTTLYFSAEAQSPSSGSYLGWGSELSPISTYRSPYRIREARFITSTPRLEPRTGAEILSPASVVVIPATPGTTPGTTPRASSPAASTPGASTPAVSTPTASTPAASTPGASTPGATTPGTPVVPLTPVISHARKQMVQYVDSRERAV; encoded by the exons TAATCTACTGCTTTGTGTACTATCTGTGGGTGGGTCACAACTACTGCTACGCCCATCTTGCCGGGTTCACTGCTCTGTTCTTACTGCCAG GTTGGGTTCCTCAGTGGCTCAGTTACCTGTGGTACCTGTCAGATGGACGCATCCGCAGGAAGTCTCTCACCTGGACACATGTACTGCACCTGGGTATCTTTAAACG GCTGTTGGAGTGTATGCATCTGCCTGATGAGGATTTGTATGGTGAGATCATGCAGCAGGCAGACGTATCTGCCTTACGACTCTTAGAGGCCTTGGTGGTCACCCTCCCCCAGACGCTGCTGCAGACCTATGTGCTCATCTGTACTGATATAGGTCTCAAATCTCCAG CCTCGGTGTGTTTCGTGGTGTGTTTGCTGTCTCTCGCCTGGGCCTTGGTCCTCTACGCCAGAGCCTGTTCTCTTATCAGACCGGGTCACTTACAAATGACGCCTGCTGCCATTCTCTGTCGACTACTGTGGAGG gtCGGTATGTTGGGATCTCGATTCGCTGTTCTCATGCTCTTCACACGTATCTTCAAACAGTGGATCCTGGGAGTCATTG gtGTGCACTGGCTGGGGGCAACTTTCTGGATGGTGTCTCAGCAGACTGACATCATACGATCAACAAGTCGATGGAGAATCTTCAACCTCTTGCTGGGAGCCATtcacatcttcctcttcctcaacgTGAAGTACGGTCAATCCAGATACCGCATGGCTGGTTTCTACCTG gtcATGTTCTTAGAGAACGCATTTCTTCTTCTGGCCTCATCCTGGATGTTTACCATGGTGTCCTGGGACACTGTTGGCATCCCAGCTGCAgttttctgcagcttcctcattg gagTGATAGCGTTGGTTCTGTACTATCGTTTCCTCCACCCAAAGTCCTTTGAGATTTTCCAGAGTATTCGCCACAGAGGGATTAGTGGAGCCTGCACAGAGCGCGGGTCTACGCTCTCATTGGAAGAGAAAGTCACACCCACTTTCCATCGCCATGCAACACTGTCTG GAGGTGGGACTCTCATGGACCTTCCTATCCAATGGGAGGGCTGGAAACATCACCACTGGCTGCTGATTCGCTTGGCCCTGAAGACAGGGGATGTAACAAAGATCTGGTCGGACTATGGCGAGGGGGGACTGGCTGGACTGATGGGTCTGTCTGAAGAATTTCACTCCCCAGACGAACCTTATGTCCCTCGG GTTCCACCTGTTCAACCACAGTTTCCTCAGATCTCATATCCGGCTCCTCAGCCAGCTCCTCCACAGGTGGCCCAGGCTCCACAG GTGACAGAGGTAGTCCAGGCAGCAAAGCCTCCTTCCACCAGTGTGGTGGCCAGACCGGTGAGGAGAGCTCCTCCCACAACAATCCAGGATATGAGAAGGTTTCCAGAGATTGTCCCGATCCATGAGGTCATTAATGaagagacagcagaggaagacTCCAGTGCTCCACCATCCGAACGAAATG gtgATGAGGATTTTCAGAGTGCAGCCTATGGTTCACCGTCACTCTCATCCCCTCTGCAACCAGAGAGCCTCCGCCACATCGACAGCAATGCTGTTAGCCTGACCCCAGCCTCGTCCTCCGTATGCTCTCTGGACATCAAGACTCCAGGCTGGTCACCTGAGCGACGTTCCCCTCTGCTGATTGCTTCCCCAGAGAAAAAGCTGGCGATCCCTGGAGAGTCTAGCACCACACTGTATTTCAGTGCAGAAGCACAGTCTCCCTCCAGCGGGAGCTATCTCGGCTGGGGCTCTGAGCTGTCGCCCATTTCCACCTACCGAAGTCCCTACCGGATCAGGGAGGCTCGTTTCATCACATCCACCCCACGATTGGAGCCTCGAACTGGGGCTGAAATTCTAAGTCCAGCCTCTGTTGTCGTGATTCCTGCCACTCCAGGTACAACACCGGGCACCACCCCCCGTGCTTCCTCCCCTGCTGCTTCTACGCCTGGTGCTTCCACACCCGCAGTTTCGACTCCCACAGCTTCCACACCCGCTGCCTCAACCCCCGGTGCATCCACTCCTGGTGCTACTACGCCCGGTACTCCAGTCGTCCCACTCACTCCAGTCATCTCCCACGCTCGTAAACAGATGGTCCAGTATGTGGACAGTAGAGAGAGGGCGGTTTAA